A part of Aegilops tauschii subsp. strangulata cultivar AL8/78 chromosome 2, Aet v6.0, whole genome shotgun sequence genomic DNA contains:
- the LOC109758016 gene encoding desmethyl-deoxy-podophyllotoxin synthase, with the protein MEGWLTLCFIALSTLQALWFSGGKSKPKKHLHLPPGPWTLPIIGSLHHVILGTLPHRTITDLCRRHGPLTLLKLGEVPTVVVSSAEAVAEVMKTNDVAFSNRQTTQLQEIIGFGGKGIIFAPYGDHWRQMRKVCIVELLSSKQVKRMERVRAEEVGGLLRSIAAATAAGAAANLSEMFAALGNNVVARAAFGGKFARQEDFLRAMDQIMDLLGGFCLVDLFPSSRLVRRLSNGERRIKRIRDLIEHIITEILDERKVARAAGHGACSTDDEDLLDVLLRLQEEDSAYPLTTEIIVTVLLDMFAAASETTGTTLEWAMSELTSHPEVMAKAQLEVREVLGQERTIITNSDLAELHYMQMVIKEVLRLHPPAALLPRKTREDCKIMGYDILEDTNIYINVFAISRDPRYWSNPEEFNPERFEDNNVDYNGTSFKFTPFGGGRRQCPGIAFASSVLEITLVNFLYHFDWMLPDDANSVSLDMSEKFGFTVRRRTDLLLKAIPHVCSKATHI; encoded by the exons ATGGAGGGTTGGTTAACCTTATGTTTCATAGCCCTATCCACGTTACAGGCCCTTTGGTTCTCCGGCGGCAAGAGCAAGCCCAAGAAGCACCTGCACCTGCCTCCCGGGCCATGGACTCTCCCGATCATAGGCAGCCTCCACCACGTCATCCTCGGCACGCTCCCTCACCGCACCATCACTGATCTGTGTCGCCGGCATGGGCCACTGACGCTCCTCAAGCTAGGCGAGGTCCCCACGGTGGTGGTCTCCAGCGCCGAGGCGGTGGCGGAGGTGATGAAGACCAACGACGTCGCCTTCTCGAACCGGCAGACCACCCAGCTGCAGGAGATCATCGGCTTCGGCGGCAAGGGCATCATCTTCGCCCCCTACGGCGACCACTGGCGCCAGATGCGCAAGGTCTGCATCGTGGAGCTCCTCAGCTCCAAGCAGGTGAAGCGCATGGAGCGCGTCAGGGCCGAGGAGGTGGGCGGCCTCCTCCGCTCCATCGCCGCGGCCACGGCCGCGGGCGCCGCCGCCAACCTCAGCGAGATGTTCGCGGCGCTTGGCAACAATGTGGTGGCGCGGGCGGCGTTCGGCGGCAAGTTCGCGCGGCAGGAGGACTTCCTCCGCGCCATGGACCAGATCATGGACCTGCTGGGGGGCTTCTGCCTAGTCGACCTCTTCCCGTCGTCTCGACTGGTGCGGAGGCTCAGCAATGGCGAGCGCCGCATAAAGAGGATCCGGGACCTCATTGAGCACATCATCACCGAGATCCTTGACGAGCGCAAGGTGGCGCGAGCAGCCGGTCATGGCGCATGCAGCACCGATGATGAGGACCTGCTGGACGTGCTGCTCAGGCTGCAGGAGGAGGACTCGGCGTACCCTCTAACCACAGAGATTATAGTCACTGTCTTGTTG GACATGTTTGCAGCTGCTTCAGAGACTACAGGAACCACTTTGGAGTGGGCCATGTCAGAACTCACAAGTCATCCTGAAGTTATGGCTAAGGCACAATTAGAGGTTCGAGAGGTACTAGGTCAAGAGCGAACTATCATTACCAATAGCGATCTTGCAGAACTCCACTACATGCAGATGGTCATCAAGGAGGTTCTTAGATTGCATCCGCCCGCCGCTTTACTCCCCCGCAAGACTAGAGAGGACTGCAAAATTATGGGTTATGACATCCTTGAAGATACCAATATATACATCAATGTCTTTGCAATTTCCCGAGACCCTCGGTATTGGAGCAATCCAGAAGAATTTAATCCAGAGAGATTTGAGGACAACAATGTGGATTATAATGGGACAAGTTTCAAATTCACTCCTTTCGGAGGTGGCCGACGACAATGCCCTGGAATAGCATTCGCATCATCAGTTTTGGAGATTACCTTGGTAAACTTTCTCTATCACTTTGACTGGATGCTTCCTGACGATGCCAACTCAGTGTCACTGGATATGTCTGAGAAATTCGGGTTCACTGTCCGTAGAAGGACTGACCTACTGCTCAAGGCTATTCCACATGTATGCTCCAAGGCTACACATATATAG
- the LOC109758022 gene encoding MA3 DOMAIN-CONTAINING TRANSLATION REGULATORY FACTOR 1 isoform X1 translates to MAAEDGARSPTRMLAEGHLRIATGGRAPADGGIAVRHIPHHHTAKKEDVGGKIEQDNLGDANLLPSQELGKLVNGTKKVPATLDDYRKLVVPVIEEYFSTGDVELSVSELRSLGSDQFHNYFVKKLISMAMDRHDKEKEMASILLSALYADLLDSSKMSEGFMMLLESTEDLSVDIPDAIDVLAVFVARAIVDEILPPVFLTRARALLPESSKGIEVLQVAEKSYLSAPHHAELVERKWGGSTHFTVEEAKKRIQDILREYIESGDTDEAFRCIRELGLPFFHHEVVKRALILGIENLSSQPLILKLLKESTTGCLISSNQVSKGFSRVAETVDDLSLDVPSAKTLFDKLLSAAISEGWLDASFCKSAAPGEDMWNASSEKVKHFKEESGHIIQEYFLSDDVPELIRSLQELSAPEYNAIFLKKLITLAMDRKNREKEMASVLLSSLSLELFSTGDIMKGFIMLLQSAEDTALDIVDAPSELALFLARAVIDEVLLPLNLDDISSKLRPNSSGSQTVQMASSLLAARHSGERILRCWGGGTGWAVEDAKDKISKLLEEYNTGGDLKEACQCIRDLGMPFFNHEVVKKALVMAMEKQNEASILALLQECSSEGLITINQMTNGFARVKEGLDDLTLDIPNAQEKFRGYVELATERGWLLPSFASLP, encoded by the exons ATGGCGGCGGAGGACGGCGCGAGGTCGCCCACCAGGATGCTGGCGGAGGGGCATCTGCGGATCGCCACAGGCGGGCGGGCGCCGGCGGACGGCGGGATCGCCGTCCGCCACATCCCACACCACCACACCGCTAAGAAAG AAGATGTTGGTGGGAAAATTGAACAAGACAACCTTGGAGATGCAAATCTGTTACCATCCCAAGAGTTGGGCAAATTAGTTAATGGAACTAAAAAG GTTCCTGCTACATTAGATGACTACAGGAAGCTTGTAGTTCCAGTAATTGAGGAGTATTTTAGTACAGGAGATGTGGAACTGTCAGTTTCCGAGCTAAGGAGTCTTGGATCCGATCAGTTTCACAATTACTTTGTGAAGAAGCTCATATCCATGGCAATGGACCGCCATGATAAAGAAAAAGAAATGGCGTCAATTCTGCTGTCTGCCTTGTATGCTGATCTATTGGACTCCTCCAAGATGAGTGAAGGTTTTATGATGCTTCTAGAGTCAACAGAAGATCTGTCTGTGGATATACCAGACGCTATTGATGTCTTGGCTGTTTTTGTGGCACGTGCCATTGTTGATGAAATACTGCCTCCTGTTTTTCTCACCCGAGCCAGAGCATTGCTTCCAGAATCTTCAAAAGGTATTGAGGTTCTGCAGGTTGCTGAGAAGAGCTACTTGTCAGCTCCTCACCATGCAGAGTTAGTTGAACGCAAGTGGGGTGGGAGCACACACTTCACTGTTGAAGAGGCGAAAAAGAGGATCCAGGATATTCTGAGGGAGTACATTGAGAGTGGAGACACAGATGAAGCCTTTAGGTGCATAAGGGAGCTGGGCCTTCCATTCTTCCACCATGAGGTTGTGAAACGTGCTCTCATCCTTGGTATCGAGAATCTGTCGTCACAGCCATTAATCCTGAAGTTGTTGAAGGAATCAACGACGGGTTGTTTGATCAGTTCTAATCAAGTGTCGAAGGGTTTTTCTCGGGTTGCGGAGACTGTTGATGACCTGAGCCTTGATGTTCCTTCAGCCAAAACACTTTTTGACAAGCTGCTTTCCGCAGCCATATCTGAAGGGTGGCTTGATGCTTCATTCTGTAAATCTGCTGCCCCTGGTGAAGATATGTGGAATGCAAGCAGTGAAAAGGTGAAGCATTTTAAAGAAGAGTCTGGTCACATAATTCAGGAGTATTTCCTCTCAGATGACGTCCCGGAACTCATTAGAAGCCTTCAAGAGCTTTCTGCCCCTGAATACAACGCCATTTTCCTTAAGAAGCTCATCACGCTTGCTATGGACAGGAAGAACAGGGAGAAGGAGATGGCTTCTGTACTTCTTTCTTCACTCAGCCTGGAACTATTTTCCACAGGTGATATCATGAAGGGATTCATAATGCTCCTGCAGTCAGCAGAAGACACCGCCCTCGACATTGTGGATGCTCCTAGTGAACTCGCCCTCTTCCTGGCCAGGGCAGTGATCGATGAAGTCTTGCTTCCACTGAATTTGGATGACATCAGTAGCAAGCTGCGCCCAAACAGCAGTGGTAGTCAAACTGTCCAGATGGCCAGCTCTCTGCTTGCGGCCCGCCATTCCGGTGAGAGGATACTGCGCTGCTGGGGTGGGGGCACTGGCTGGGCTGTGGAAGATGCAAAGGACAAGATCTCCAAGCTCCTTGAGGAGTACAACACAGGCGGCGACCTGAAGGAAGCCTGCCAGTGCATCCGCGACCTTGGGATGCCCTTCTTCAACCATGAAGTGGTGAAGAAAGCGCTGGTGATGGCGATGGAGAAGCAGAATGAAGCTAGCATCTTGGCTCTGCTGCAGGAGTGCTCCAGCGAGGGGCTGATTACCATCAACCAGATGACCAACggcttcgcccgcgtcaaggaaGGCCTCGACGATCTGACCCTCGACATCCCGAACGCGCAGGAGAAGTTCAGAGGCTATGTGGAGCTCGCGACAGAGCGCGGCTGGCTGCTACCTTCCTTCGCCTCCCTGCCCTGA
- the LOC109758022 gene encoding MA3 DOMAIN-CONTAINING TRANSLATION REGULATORY FACTOR 1 isoform X2 produces MAAEDGARSPTRMLAEGHLRIATGGRAPADGGIAVRHIPHHHTAKKDVGGKIEQDNLGDANLLPSQELGKLVNGTKKVPATLDDYRKLVVPVIEEYFSTGDVELSVSELRSLGSDQFHNYFVKKLISMAMDRHDKEKEMASILLSALYADLLDSSKMSEGFMMLLESTEDLSVDIPDAIDVLAVFVARAIVDEILPPVFLTRARALLPESSKGIEVLQVAEKSYLSAPHHAELVERKWGGSTHFTVEEAKKRIQDILREYIESGDTDEAFRCIRELGLPFFHHEVVKRALILGIENLSSQPLILKLLKESTTGCLISSNQVSKGFSRVAETVDDLSLDVPSAKTLFDKLLSAAISEGWLDASFCKSAAPGEDMWNASSEKVKHFKEESGHIIQEYFLSDDVPELIRSLQELSAPEYNAIFLKKLITLAMDRKNREKEMASVLLSSLSLELFSTGDIMKGFIMLLQSAEDTALDIVDAPSELALFLARAVIDEVLLPLNLDDISSKLRPNSSGSQTVQMASSLLAARHSGERILRCWGGGTGWAVEDAKDKISKLLEEYNTGGDLKEACQCIRDLGMPFFNHEVVKKALVMAMEKQNEASILALLQECSSEGLITINQMTNGFARVKEGLDDLTLDIPNAQEKFRGYVELATERGWLLPSFASLP; encoded by the exons ATGGCGGCGGAGGACGGCGCGAGGTCGCCCACCAGGATGCTGGCGGAGGGGCATCTGCGGATCGCCACAGGCGGGCGGGCGCCGGCGGACGGCGGGATCGCCGTCCGCCACATCCCACACCACCACACCGCTAAGAAAG ATGTTGGTGGGAAAATTGAACAAGACAACCTTGGAGATGCAAATCTGTTACCATCCCAAGAGTTGGGCAAATTAGTTAATGGAACTAAAAAG GTTCCTGCTACATTAGATGACTACAGGAAGCTTGTAGTTCCAGTAATTGAGGAGTATTTTAGTACAGGAGATGTGGAACTGTCAGTTTCCGAGCTAAGGAGTCTTGGATCCGATCAGTTTCACAATTACTTTGTGAAGAAGCTCATATCCATGGCAATGGACCGCCATGATAAAGAAAAAGAAATGGCGTCAATTCTGCTGTCTGCCTTGTATGCTGATCTATTGGACTCCTCCAAGATGAGTGAAGGTTTTATGATGCTTCTAGAGTCAACAGAAGATCTGTCTGTGGATATACCAGACGCTATTGATGTCTTGGCTGTTTTTGTGGCACGTGCCATTGTTGATGAAATACTGCCTCCTGTTTTTCTCACCCGAGCCAGAGCATTGCTTCCAGAATCTTCAAAAGGTATTGAGGTTCTGCAGGTTGCTGAGAAGAGCTACTTGTCAGCTCCTCACCATGCAGAGTTAGTTGAACGCAAGTGGGGTGGGAGCACACACTTCACTGTTGAAGAGGCGAAAAAGAGGATCCAGGATATTCTGAGGGAGTACATTGAGAGTGGAGACACAGATGAAGCCTTTAGGTGCATAAGGGAGCTGGGCCTTCCATTCTTCCACCATGAGGTTGTGAAACGTGCTCTCATCCTTGGTATCGAGAATCTGTCGTCACAGCCATTAATCCTGAAGTTGTTGAAGGAATCAACGACGGGTTGTTTGATCAGTTCTAATCAAGTGTCGAAGGGTTTTTCTCGGGTTGCGGAGACTGTTGATGACCTGAGCCTTGATGTTCCTTCAGCCAAAACACTTTTTGACAAGCTGCTTTCCGCAGCCATATCTGAAGGGTGGCTTGATGCTTCATTCTGTAAATCTGCTGCCCCTGGTGAAGATATGTGGAATGCAAGCAGTGAAAAGGTGAAGCATTTTAAAGAAGAGTCTGGTCACATAATTCAGGAGTATTTCCTCTCAGATGACGTCCCGGAACTCATTAGAAGCCTTCAAGAGCTTTCTGCCCCTGAATACAACGCCATTTTCCTTAAGAAGCTCATCACGCTTGCTATGGACAGGAAGAACAGGGAGAAGGAGATGGCTTCTGTACTTCTTTCTTCACTCAGCCTGGAACTATTTTCCACAGGTGATATCATGAAGGGATTCATAATGCTCCTGCAGTCAGCAGAAGACACCGCCCTCGACATTGTGGATGCTCCTAGTGAACTCGCCCTCTTCCTGGCCAGGGCAGTGATCGATGAAGTCTTGCTTCCACTGAATTTGGATGACATCAGTAGCAAGCTGCGCCCAAACAGCAGTGGTAGTCAAACTGTCCAGATGGCCAGCTCTCTGCTTGCGGCCCGCCATTCCGGTGAGAGGATACTGCGCTGCTGGGGTGGGGGCACTGGCTGGGCTGTGGAAGATGCAAAGGACAAGATCTCCAAGCTCCTTGAGGAGTACAACACAGGCGGCGACCTGAAGGAAGCCTGCCAGTGCATCCGCGACCTTGGGATGCCCTTCTTCAACCATGAAGTGGTGAAGAAAGCGCTGGTGATGGCGATGGAGAAGCAGAATGAAGCTAGCATCTTGGCTCTGCTGCAGGAGTGCTCCAGCGAGGGGCTGATTACCATCAACCAGATGACCAACggcttcgcccgcgtcaaggaaGGCCTCGACGATCTGACCCTCGACATCCCGAACGCGCAGGAGAAGTTCAGAGGCTATGTGGAGCTCGCGACAGAGCGCGGCTGGCTGCTACCTTCCTTCGCCTCCCTGCCCTGA